Sequence from the Lysobacter capsici genome:
GCGATCGATGTTCTGCAGCGGCCGGTATTCAGCGATAGCCGCCGCGCCGCAGGCGCGTCGGCGCACAGCCGCGGGCGTTCAGCGAATCGCGGCGTCGAACAGGCTGTCGAGCTTGCGGTGCAATTCGTCGAGGGTGCGCGCGAGCTCGCGGTCGCGGCTGTTGCCGTCGCCGCGCAGTTGCTGCAGTTCGTGGGCGAAATTGAGCGCGGCCAGCACGGCGACGCGGTCGAGCGCGGCCATGCGGTTGCCGCCGCGGATTTCGCGCATCTTGCTGTCGAGCATGCGCGCGGCGGCGAGCAGGTCGTCGCGCTCGTTGGGCTCGCAGCCCACGGTGTATTCGCGGTCGAGCAGGCTGATGCTGACGGCTTCGCTGGTCATGCGCTCAGGCTCATCCGAACGGGTTCATCGAAAGGGGGATCACGTGTGCTGCTCCAGCGACTTGAGTCGCGCGATCATGGCCTCGACGCGGGTGCGCGCCTGCTCATTCTTGGCCAGCAGGGCCGAGCGTTCGCCGACCAGTTGTTCCTGCTGCTGGCGGAGGCTGCGGTTCTCGTCGCTGAGTTTGCGCACGCGGTCGCCGAGCTCGTCGACGCGGGCAAGCAGCGACTGCAATTCGGCGAGTAGTTCGGCGCGTTCCATCCCGGCACGATGGCAGGCCGGGGCGGGGGCGGTCAAGGCGGCTGTGGGGGTGGTTGGGGGATGGTTACGGTGGTGGGGGGCAGGTGAGGCCGGTGATGCGCGTGGCGGTCGTACGCGCCATCGGGCCGGCGTGGTGATCGGAAGGGGCGCGGTCGCGGCTCGCGCCGCTCCTACAGTCGGACGTCGGACCGCACGCCGAGACCATTCCCGATTCCCGATTCCCGATTCCCGACTTTCAAACCGCCGGGCGCAGGCTCTCCGGCGGCTGCCATTCC
This genomic interval carries:
- a CDS encoding cell division protein ZapA encodes the protein MTSEAVSISLLDREYTVGCEPNERDDLLAAARMLDSKMREIRGGNRMAALDRVAVLAALNFAHELQQLRGDGNSRDRELARTLDELHRKLDSLFDAAIR
- a CDS encoding TIGR02449 family protein, which encodes MERAELLAELQSLLARVDELGDRVRKLSDENRSLRQQQEQLVGERSALLAKNEQARTRVEAMIARLKSLEQHT